Proteins encoded in a region of the bacterium genome:
- a CDS encoding xanthine dehydrogenase family protein subunit M, protein AASGDDAPARAGEAAAAELDFGDDVRASADYRRALCRALVARAVGEVLS, encoded by the coding sequence CGCCGCCTCCGGTGACGATGCGCCCGCCCGCGCCGGTGAGGCCGCGGCGGCCGAACTCGATTTCGGCGACGACGTGCGCGCTTCGGCCGACTACCGCCGCGCGCTCTGCCGCGCGCTGGTCGCGCGCGCCGTGGGGGAGGTGCTGTCGTGA